One genomic segment of Chloroflexota bacterium includes these proteins:
- the purD gene encoding phosphoribosylamine--glycine ligase, producing the protein MKILVVGSGAREHTLVLKLAQSPKVNELFAAPGNAGTAQQAHNLPISPTDIEALLKAVKENNVDLIVVGPEAPLAAGIVDVFNKEGLSIFGPSQNAAQIEASKVFAKELMQKYNIPCARSASFSDYAQAKEYVKRQTLPVVIKADGLAAGKGVVVAESTGQALDALASFMESKTLGTAGEQIVVEEYLSGREMSAFAFTDGTAVVPMVPACDYKRIFDGDRGPNTGGMGSYSPPYFLNSQLETSVRETIMEPTVKALRRENRLYKGVLYSGLMITNNGPKVLEFNARFGDPETQVVLPRLRTDLVDIFVAVVDNRLDQVQVQWSEEACVGVVMASAGYPGSYQTGFPISGLNEVDRDVMVFHAGTKAGSAPGEVVTSGGRVLTVSATGKDLTEAREKVYNNMARIHFEGCHYRRDIAEIKDKGA; encoded by the coding sequence ATTAAAATACTCGTTGTCGGGAGTGGGGCACGGGAGCACACACTGGTCTTGAAGCTGGCGCAGAGCCCGAAAGTAAATGAGCTGTTTGCCGCGCCGGGAAACGCCGGTACGGCACAGCAGGCCCATAACCTACCCATAAGCCCCACCGACATCGAAGCGCTGCTCAAGGCAGTCAAGGAAAATAATGTCGACCTGATTGTTGTCGGTCCGGAGGCACCGCTGGCAGCGGGCATCGTGGATGTTTTTAATAAGGAAGGCCTGTCTATCTTTGGACCGAGTCAGAACGCCGCCCAGATTGAGGCCAGCAAGGTATTCGCCAAAGAGCTGATGCAGAAATACAACATTCCCTGCGCCCGCAGCGCCAGCTTCTCCGACTACGCTCAGGCCAAAGAATACGTTAAACGGCAGACACTGCCGGTTGTTATTAAGGCTGATGGGCTGGCGGCGGGGAAGGGCGTCGTCGTTGCCGAATCCACCGGGCAGGCCCTTGATGCTCTGGCCAGCTTTATGGAATCGAAAACACTGGGCACGGCGGGAGAGCAGATAGTGGTGGAGGAGTATCTTTCCGGCAGGGAGATGAGCGCGTTCGCCTTCACCGATGGCACCGCCGTCGTTCCCATGGTGCCTGCCTGTGATTATAAACGTATCTTTGACGGCGACCGTGGGCCCAATACCGGCGGTATGGGCAGCTACAGTCCGCCATATTTTCTCAATTCACAACTCGAAACGTCGGTCAGGGAAACCATCATGGAACCGACGGTAAAAGCTCTGCGCAGGGAAAACCGGCTTTATAAAGGTGTGCTTTACAGTGGTTTGATGATTACCAATAACGGCCCAAAAGTGTTAGAATTTAATGCCCGGTTCGGTGACCCGGAAACGCAGGTGGTGCTGCCCAGGCTACGCACCGACCTGGTAGATATTTTTGTAGCCGTCGTGGATAATAGACTTGACCAGGTGCAGGTACAGTGGAGCGAGGAAGCTTGCGTTGGCGTGGTGATGGCCTCTGCCGGGTATCCGGGGAGCTATCAGACCGGGTTTCCAATTTCCGGGCTGAACGAGGTCGACAGAGATGTCATGGTTTTCCACGCCGGCACCAAAGCAGGGTCAGCCCCAGGTGAGGTGGTAACCAGCGGCGGCAGAGTCCTGACCGTATCGGCCACCGGAAAGGACCTCACTGAAGCAAGGGAGAAAGTATATAATAATATGGCACGTATCCATTTTGAAGGGTGCCACTACCGCAGGGATATTGCGGAAATAAAAGATAAGGGAGCTTAA
- the guaA gene encoding glutamine-hydrolyzing GMP synthase, translated as MVKRKAKPAADRGLRIATTGDIEVSTYLEIATKIGGEQPSVTEEAVSGAEREAIIVIDFGSQYSLLIARRVRECQVYCELVPHDAPWEKIAPLNPRGFILSGGPRSVYEPNAPLAPSYIYESHLPVLGICYGMGVIARQLGGVVAPGTKREYGHAVLHLSNPESPLFADLPESTPVWMSHGDKIEEMPPGFNAIAYTENSPVAVMGNGDGIFGLQFHPEVAHTPEGKTILRNFVYHVCGCKGNWTMGSFINESIARIKDSVGDGKVICALSGGVDSAVVATLIYRAIGDQLTCIFVNNGLLRREEVERTLKVFQQNLGMNIRYVDATDRFLARLKGVIDPEVKRKVIGEEFIHVFEEEADKAGKVDFLAQGTLYPDVIESISSVSSISAKIKTHHNVGGLPARMTLKLLEPLRYLFKDEVRQVGLELGLPEEMVWRQPFPGPGLAIRIIGEVTWEKLEILRSADFIVMNEIKKAKLYHQLWQSFAILPGVHSVGVMGDYRTYGHVIAIRAVTSEDAMTADWARMPYDVMARISNRIVNEVPEVNRVVLDITSKPPSTIEWE; from the coding sequence ATGGTGAAGAGGAAGGCAAAACCAGCTGCAGACAGGGGTCTCCGCATCGCAACCACCGGCGACATTGAAGTCTCCACTTACCTCGAAATTGCCACAAAGATAGGCGGAGAACAACCGTCGGTGACCGAGGAAGCGGTCTCCGGAGCGGAACGCGAAGCAATCATTGTTATCGATTTTGGCTCCCAGTATAGTTTGCTTATCGCACGTCGCGTGCGCGAGTGCCAGGTTTACTGCGAACTGGTACCCCATGACGCCCCCTGGGAAAAGATAGCCCCGCTCAATCCCCGGGGCTTCATTCTTTCCGGCGGACCAAGGAGCGTTTACGAGCCAAATGCCCCGCTGGCCCCATCTTATATCTACGAAAGCCATTTGCCGGTGCTTGGTATCTGCTACGGTATGGGAGTTATCGCCAGGCAACTCGGCGGTGTGGTAGCCCCGGGAACAAAGCGCGAGTACGGCCACGCCGTCCTCCATTTGAGCAACCCCGAGTCGCCACTGTTTGCCGATTTACCCGAGTCCACACCGGTCTGGATGAGCCACGGTGACAAAATTGAAGAGATGCCGCCCGGTTTCAATGCCATCGCCTACACGGAGAACTCCCCCGTTGCTGTCATGGGCAATGGGGACGGCATTTTCGGACTCCAGTTCCACCCTGAGGTCGCTCACACCCCGGAGGGGAAAACTATATTGCGCAATTTTGTGTACCACGTATGTGGCTGCAAGGGCAACTGGACAATGGGCAGCTTCATCAATGAGAGCATCGCTCGAATCAAGGATAGTGTGGGCGATGGCAAGGTCATCTGCGCCCTCTCCGGCGGCGTCGACTCGGCAGTGGTCGCCACGCTTATTTACCGTGCCATTGGGGACCAGCTTACCTGCATCTTTGTCAATAACGGGTTGCTGCGCCGCGAGGAAGTGGAGAGAACGCTCAAGGTATTCCAGCAAAACCTGGGCATGAATATTCGCTACGTTGACGCGACCGACCGGTTCCTCGCCCGCCTGAAAGGCGTTATCGACCCGGAAGTGAAACGCAAGGTCATTGGCGAGGAGTTTATCCACGTCTTTGAAGAAGAAGCGGATAAGGCGGGCAAGGTTGATTTCCTTGCACAGGGAACGCTGTATCCGGACGTTATTGAGAGCATATCCTCGGTGAGCAGCATATCCGCTAAAATAAAGACCCATCACAATGTTGGCGGTCTGCCGGCCAGAATGACCCTAAAACTCCTTGAGCCGCTGCGATATCTCTTCAAGGATGAGGTGCGCCAGGTGGGGCTGGAGCTGGGCCTTCCCGAAGAAATGGTCTGGCGGCAGCCCTTCCCCGGCCCCGGACTGGCCATACGCATCATCGGGGAGGTAACCTGGGAAAAACTTGAGATTTTACGCAGCGCCGACTTCATCGTCATGAATGAGATTAAGAAGGCGAAGCTTTACCACCAACTCTGGCAGAGTTTCGCCATCCTCCCCGGCGTTCACAGTGTGGGCGTGATGGGCGACTACCGGACATACGGCCACGTGATTGCCATACGCGCGGTAACCAGTGAAGACGCCATGACTGCAGACTGGGCACGCATGCCCTATGATGTCATGGCACGTATCTCAAATCGCATTGTCAACGAAGTGCCCGAGGTTAACCGCGTCGTTTTGGATATAACCTCCAAACCACCCTCAACCATAGAGTGGGAGTAA
- a CDS encoding SDR family oxidoreductase: MKTFDLSEKVALIIGGSQGIGFAIAKGLAAAGATIIIANRNIENGQRAAKSLKKDGFQAVAIPTDITNRSSVESLISQVINDFKRIDILVNSAGAMVRKPVENITEEDWEYVINTNLKGLFFCCQIAGREMIRQKKGRIINISSLRSQKMAPNRSVYAISKGGVSNLTRVFAYEWGKHNITVNAIAPGTVITEFNRKHFEEHPDDLAEIVKSIPKGRPGYPSDCVSAALFLASDESDFVTGQILFADGGTSIC, encoded by the coding sequence ATGAAAACTTTCGATTTATCTGAAAAAGTCGCCTTAATTATAGGTGGTAGTCAAGGGATTGGCTTTGCAATAGCTAAAGGACTGGCGGCTGCCGGAGCTACCATCATTATTGCAAACCGTAATATTGAGAATGGACAGAGAGCGGCCAAATCTTTAAAGAAAGACGGATTTCAAGCTGTAGCTATTCCCACTGACATCACTAATAGATCTTCAGTAGAATCCTTAATTTCACAAGTCATAAATGACTTTAAACGAATAGATATCCTGGTCAACAGCGCAGGCGCTATGGTAAGAAAACCAGTAGAGAATATCACCGAAGAGGATTGGGAATATGTTATAAATACCAATCTAAAAGGACTTTTCTTTTGCTGCCAGATCGCTGGCAGGGAAATGATTCGACAGAAAAAAGGAAGAATAATCAATATTTCTTCTTTGCGGTCTCAAAAAATGGCACCAAACCGATCTGTCTATGCCATATCAAAGGGAGGGGTTTCCAATTTAACTCGAGTTTTCGCTTATGAATGGGGAAAACACAACATAACGGTCAATGCCATAGCCCCTGGCACCGTCATCACAGAATTTAACCGCAAACACTTCGAAGAGCATCCAGATGATTTAGCTGAGATAGTCAAGTCTATACCTAAAGGAAGGCCAGGCTATCCATCAGATTGTGTAAGCGCCGCCTTATTTTTAGCATCAGATGAGTCTGATTTTGTTACTGGCCAGATATTATTCGCAGACGGAGGCACATCCATCTGTTAA
- a CDS encoding MBL fold metallo-hydrolase yields the protein MIEQVLPNIYRIEIPLPRSPLKALNSYLVKGEGRHLLIDTGQNREECKREMLASLEELGVDLTHTDFFITHLHVDHLGLVADLITDTSRVYFNQKEAHIVNADKSEEGKRWQDRYAFYTSNGFPKAELEEAIKNHPFHRYGLKQRIAFIVLREGDVLEIGDYSFSCIETPGHSPGHMCLYEHNNKVLLSGDHILFDITPNITYWPEMGNSLNEYLASLDKVYNLEADIVLPGHRKAGSNLRKRIIELRAHHQARLNEVLSALESEKKTAFQIAPYVTWNLKCRSWDDFPAAQKWFAVGETMAHLKYLEKKGAVRSAYENNKILYSLT from the coding sequence ATGATCGAGCAAGTTCTACCAAACATATATCGTATAGAAATTCCTCTTCCCCGAAGCCCGCTAAAGGCTCTCAATTCTTACCTCGTTAAAGGCGAGGGGCGTCACTTGCTCATTGATACCGGGCAGAACCGGGAAGAATGCAAGAGAGAAATGTTGGCCAGTCTGGAAGAATTGGGGGTAGATTTAACCCATACTGATTTCTTTATAACTCATTTGCACGTAGACCACTTGGGGCTGGTAGCTGACTTAATAACTGATACATCAAGAGTTTACTTTAATCAGAAAGAAGCACACATAGTCAATGCTGATAAATCTGAAGAGGGAAAACGCTGGCAAGACCGTTACGCTTTCTATACGTCAAACGGCTTTCCCAAAGCTGAACTTGAGGAAGCAATAAAGAACCATCCATTTCATCGTTATGGCTTAAAGCAACGCATCGCTTTCATCGTTTTGAGGGAAGGTGATGTTCTTGAAATCGGAGATTACTCATTTAGCTGCATTGAAACCCCGGGGCACTCTCCAGGCCATATGTGTCTTTACGAGCATAATAATAAAGTGTTGCTTTCCGGAGACCATATTCTTTTTGACATCACTCCCAACATAACGTACTGGCCCGAGATGGGAAATTCACTTAACGAGTATTTAGCCAGCTTGGACAAAGTATATAACCTGGAAGCTGATATTGTATTACCAGGTCACCGAAAAGCAGGGAGTAACCTGAGAAAAAGGATAATAGAACTTCGAGCCCATCATCAAGCCAGGTTAAATGAGGTTCTCTCTGCTCTTGAAAGTGAAAAGAAAACAGCCTTTCAAATAGCACCGTATGTAACCTGGAATTTGAAGTGCCGTTCATGGGATGATTTCCCAGCCGCCCAGAAATGGTTTGCCGTTGGAGAAACGATGGCCCATCTCAAATACCTCGAAAAGAAAGGCGCCGTAAGGAGCGCTTATGAAAACAATAAGATTTTATACTCGCTCACCTGA
- a CDS encoding MFS transporter, giving the protein MTLVWLLYVAFGLVNRSISPLVTPILDDLNMSYSQMGIILGSWQLTYIVVAIIAGTIIDKWGMRKSLFIGTVIIGLSAALRYFPNGFGSFLPVVAIFGIGGPLISIGAPKTIASWFRGKGRGTAVGIYTTGPWIGGLFALAATNSFVMPITGYSWRLTFVYYGFLALIIALLWWFLARDIKPTEATESESIGKVFSRLIKIRNVRLILIMGLLSFAIMHGFTNWLPKIMESGGMSPTTAGFMASIPVIAGIPAVLIIPRLVPPHLRGRLLALLSLVVAVTLLVSVNTLDFPLFVGLALFGIAGTSLFPIVILILMETPEVGERHMGLAGGIFFCVAEVGGFTGPLLMGTLADLTGTFLAGAVFLAGLSLIIFMMTLLLKAPSESN; this is encoded by the coding sequence TTGACCCTTGTATGGCTTCTATATGTTGCTTTCGGCCTAGTCAATCGCTCGATATCTCCTCTCGTCACACCAATCCTCGATGACCTTAACATGTCTTACAGTCAGATGGGCATTATCCTGGGTTCCTGGCAACTGACCTATATAGTTGTTGCTATAATAGCTGGCACCATTATTGATAAATGGGGCATGCGGAAATCTCTTTTCATCGGTACCGTCATCATTGGCTTATCGGCAGCTTTACGCTATTTCCCCAATGGATTTGGCAGTTTTTTACCCGTTGTAGCTATCTTCGGCATTGGTGGTCCCCTAATATCTATAGGTGCACCTAAAACGATTGCTAGTTGGTTCAGGGGAAAAGGTCGTGGGACAGCAGTCGGTATCTATACAACTGGGCCCTGGATTGGAGGCCTGTTCGCTCTGGCTGCGACAAATAGTTTTGTCATGCCTATAACGGGATATAGCTGGAGACTTACCTTTGTTTACTATGGCTTCCTGGCCTTAATCATAGCATTGCTGTGGTGGTTCCTGGCCAGAGATATCAAACCAACCGAGGCTACAGAAAGTGAAAGTATCGGCAAAGTCTTCAGTAGGCTCATCAAAATACGGAACGTCCGTCTTATTCTGATAATGGGACTTTTATCATTCGCTATTATGCATGGCTTTACTAACTGGCTTCCCAAGATTATGGAAAGCGGCGGTATGTCGCCAACAACGGCTGGATTTATGGCTTCTATACCCGTCATTGCCGGGATTCCAGCAGTTTTGATTATTCCCAGGCTGGTTCCACCACACCTAAGGGGACGGCTTCTAGCCCTCCTATCTTTGGTAGTAGCTGTAACACTTTTAGTGTCGGTGAATACATTGGACTTCCCCCTATTTGTGGGATTAGCATTGTTCGGTATTGCCGGTACGTCCCTGTTTCCCATTGTGATACTCATATTGATGGAAACCCCAGAAGTAGGCGAAAGGCATATGGGACTAGCGGGGGGCATATTCTTTTGTGTTGCTGAGGTTGGAGGATTTACAGGGCCGCTATTAATGGGAACCCTCGCTGATTTGACCGGGACTTTCCTCGCCGGAGCAGTTTTTCTTGCAGGTTTGAGCCTAATCATTTTTATGATGACATTATTACTAAAAGCACCGTCTGAATCTAACTAA
- the tsaE gene encoding tRNA (adenosine(37)-N6)-threonylcarbamoyltransferase complex ATPase subunit type 1 TsaE — protein sequence MSNGPAATLRFGKRLGEKIATGGVIALIGELGCGKTLFTRGFCTGLGVSEKEVTSPTFAFVNEYRGRLHVYHVDLYRIDNIEVGFEIGMLDYLAQAETSVIVLEWAEKVLPLLPEDYLQVQFEVLSPQRRRLEFTGFGERSSALLRELEG from the coding sequence TTGAGCAATGGCCCGGCCGCTACGCTTCGCTTTGGTAAGCGGTTGGGTGAAAAGATAGCCACGGGAGGTGTTATTGCTCTGATTGGGGAGCTTGGCTGCGGCAAGACGCTTTTCACCCGGGGGTTCTGCACCGGACTGGGTGTTTCGGAAAAGGAGGTCACCAGTCCCACCTTTGCTTTTGTCAATGAGTATAGGGGGAGGCTTCACGTCTATCACGTTGACCTGTATCGTATTGATAATATAGAAGTCGGGTTTGAAATTGGAATGCTCGATTATCTGGCACAGGCGGAGACGAGTGTCATTGTGCTGGAATGGGCGGAAAAGGTGCTTCCTCTCCTGCCTGAAGACTATCTGCAGGTGCAATTCGAGGTGCTTTCTCCACAGAGGCGCAGGCTGGAATTCACCGGTTTTGGGGAGAGGTCGAGCGCTCTTCTCAGGGAGCTCGAAGGCTGA
- the tsaB gene encoding tRNA (adenosine(37)-N6)-threonylcarbamoyltransferase complex dimerization subunit type 1 TsaB → MLVLGLDTSGYANAIGVAEGERVLADSVFETRKASLSQIMLNVDSVLREAKLSLEDIEGFGVGLGPGSWTGIRIGVTVGKMLAYCTGKSIKGISTLEVLAYHARDSRTLICPIVDAGAGGAIYAAFYRSGNNEINQVSEYYVGDIPGLAELIREPTVLVATGAQKYRSALSQLMKSNAIEALESVPSGVSVALLAAARLENGEHDDTLALAPLYLKESTARAFVNKYRRRVQAAP, encoded by the coding sequence ATGCTGGTACTCGGTCTTGATACCTCGGGTTATGCCAACGCCATCGGTGTGGCCGAAGGTGAGCGCGTTCTGGCCGATTCCGTTTTCGAGACCAGGAAAGCGTCGTTGTCTCAAATAATGCTCAATGTCGATAGCGTGCTCAGGGAAGCCAAACTCAGCCTTGAAGATATTGAAGGATTCGGCGTTGGTCTGGGGCCGGGCTCCTGGACGGGTATAAGAATAGGGGTGACGGTGGGCAAGATGCTCGCCTACTGCACAGGCAAGTCGATTAAGGGTATTTCCACACTTGAAGTGCTTGCCTACCACGCCCGCGATAGCCGTACGCTTATTTGCCCCATTGTTGACGCCGGTGCCGGAGGGGCAATATATGCGGCATTCTACCGCAGTGGCAATAACGAAATCAATCAGGTAAGTGAGTACTACGTTGGCGACATTCCCGGCCTGGCCGAGTTGATAAGAGAGCCCACGGTGCTGGTGGCTACCGGCGCACAGAAATACCGGAGTGCTTTAAGCCAGCTAATGAAATCGAATGCCATTGAAGCGCTGGAAAGCGTTCCCAGTGGGGTTAGCGTGGCATTGCTGGCGGCGGCTCGCCTCGAAAACGGGGAGCATGATGATACACTGGCGCTGGCACCACTGTACCTGAAAGAATCGACAGCACGGGCTTTTGTCAATAAATATAGAAGGCGTGTTCAGGCGGCGCCGTAA
- the tsaD gene encoding tRNA (adenosine(37)-N6)-threonylcarbamoyltransferase complex transferase subunit TsaD, with amino-acid sequence MLVLGIETSCDETSAALVADGRTLLSNIIANQLDLHSKYGGVVPEIAARRHTELIGYVINEALDAGEKTLRDVEAVAVTAKQGLVGSLVVGAAAAKTLSYALQVPLIGVHHIEGHIFANLLSNPEIPFPHVCLTVSGGHTLLVYIRDYCQYELLGGTVDDAAGEAFDKIAKFLDLGFPGGPIIDRLAAEGNRKAFAFPRPLLKAKTYYFSFSGLKTAVINAFKHQLARDEALPLEDIAASFQEAVVDVLVAKTMRAAKQREVSAVSVTGGVSANRRLREVFTNICNREGIKVYFPALSLCTDNAAMIAAAGHARLMLNQADDLSLDVIPNVPLEVQYAG; translated from the coding sequence ATGCTGGTATTGGGTATTGAGACTTCCTGCGATGAAACATCGGCGGCGCTGGTGGCTGATGGCAGGACGCTGCTGTCAAATATCATTGCCAATCAGCTGGACCTGCATAGTAAATATGGGGGCGTTGTCCCCGAGATTGCGGCGCGGCGCCATACCGAGCTTATCGGCTATGTTATCAATGAGGCGCTTGACGCCGGGGAAAAAACCTTGCGTGACGTGGAGGCGGTGGCGGTAACGGCGAAACAGGGACTGGTCGGCTCTTTAGTGGTCGGGGCGGCGGCGGCAAAGACGCTCAGCTACGCGTTGCAAGTTCCTCTTATCGGGGTGCATCACATCGAAGGGCATATCTTCGCCAATCTGCTGAGCAATCCTGAAATACCGTTCCCCCATGTCTGTTTGACGGTGTCCGGCGGCCATACCTTGCTGGTATACATTCGGGACTACTGCCAGTATGAGCTGCTTGGCGGCACGGTTGATGACGCCGCCGGTGAAGCTTTTGACAAGATTGCCAAGTTTCTCGACCTCGGTTTTCCCGGAGGCCCGATTATAGACCGCCTGGCTGCAGAAGGAAACAGAAAAGCCTTTGCTTTTCCAAGGCCGTTGCTAAAGGCCAAGACATATTATTTCAGCTTCAGCGGCCTGAAAACGGCCGTCATCAACGCCTTCAAGCACCAGCTTGCCCGTGATGAAGCACTGCCACTGGAAGATATTGCTGCCAGCTTTCAGGAAGCCGTGGTGGATGTGCTGGTGGCAAAGACGATGCGTGCCGCCAAGCAGCGTGAAGTATCCGCTGTCAGCGTTACCGGAGGGGTTTCGGCCAATCGGCGATTGAGAGAAGTGTTTACGAATATCTGTAACAGGGAGGGCATCAAGGTATATTTCCCAGCCCTCTCATTGTGCACGGATAATGCAGCCATGATTGCGGCGGCCGGCCATGCCAGACTGATGCTGAATCAGGCAGATGACCTGTCCCTTGATGTAATTCCCAATGTGCCCCTTGAGGTGCAATATGCGGGTTGA